A segment of the Sulfitobacter sp. D7 genome:
TATTGAGGTTAAAACCCGCGGTCGTCTCGGTGCAGGCTTCGTAAGAGTTAACGCCCGGGTCCAGCGATTCGGGAAAGACGGATCCGGCGCCAGTGGCAGGCCCGTCTGGCCCCGCGAGCAGCGGATCATCCGCTTCGCAGGAACCGGGATAGCTGATCCGGTTCCAAGGGCCGGTGGTGCCGTAACGGTCCCAATCGGATCCTGAATCCGGGCCTGCCACGGGGCTGCCCGCGCGAAAGGGGGTCGCCCCTCGGCCGCCCGTGATCGTGGTCTCTTCTTGTGTTGAGAAACCGTTTGGGTCGATTGTCCCCCCAGAACCGAATGCGTTGATCTGAACCGCGTCCCATTTGTTGTGAACGCGGGCGGTGCCGGTGCCGCCAACACTGCTCCAAGGGCTGCCATTCGTGGGATTAACGAGGTACCCGTTTTCTAAAGTGGCGATATCCGATCCATTTGCGAACAATGCAGTATCCGGACGGGTTGAGTAGAAAATACCAGTATCGCCATAGATATAGGCCAGCCCGGCGTTGCAATTGGCGATGGAAAACCCCGCTGCTTGGCACTGCGCCGTGTCAGAGGGAGCCCAGCCGTTGGGAGAGATATCAAATACTTGCTGGCCCTTCGGACCCCACCCCTTAGACACGCCAGACCCCGTCGAGGCACGCGCCGGGCGGGCGTCGCGGGCCGCGCCTGTAGCATCAGTCATATAGGCGGATGCGACTTCGGTCCCGGCGGGCACATACAACGTGGCATAGCCGCCCGGACCATCAAGCGTGCCTTCGGCTATGACGGGAAAGTCGGCAATGATGGCAATGTTATCACCGGCTGAAATCGGCGGCAGCCCCGCCGCGACCCGGTCCGCGATCTGCTGACGGCTTGCATCGGTCAGCGAAACCCCACCGCCGCCCAGCCACGCGCCGTGCGAAAGCACCATGGTTGAAAAACAGAGCCAAAAGAATGCCCCCAGAACGGCTTTGGCGCTCGCGCAGAATAATCTAAAGAATATCATGACTTACTCTCAATTTGTCCTGCACTAGGCTTTCATCGGGTAACTTTTGCGTCAATCTGAGCAGGTGGGTCTTGGGCATATGCTTTGGGTTAGGTCTGCTAGGCTTTGGTGAGATTTCTTAACCGCGCAGGGTTAACTATGTATTGAAGGGCGACAGGGTCTGATGATTGCGGCTGCTGGAGGCCGGGCACGTGTCGCGCGCGCTTGGCGCTGTCGCCTGCGTCGGCGCGCCAAGACGACATCCGGGGTTGAGCGCGGCCCTATGGGCCCCGTCGTCAGGTCTTGGCCGTGAGGCAAAACAGTCGTTAACCAAAATTAAACCAGTCCCTCCCTATCAAGGATGTGAAAGGGAGAATTTGATGAAACGTCTTGTTATATTGGGATTTCTCACCGGATCGCTGGCGGCCTGTGTCGAACCTCCGGCCTCACCCATGGAAGCCGCGGCGCGACGGGCGGCGGCGGCGGAATTGACCGCCAAACAATGTGCAGGCTTTGCGGGCGGCTATGAGAGCGTGCGCAAATTGCGGCACGACGCGAACCAGAATATCGCCACGGCACGGCGGCTTGGGGCGACGGATGCGACGATTGCCAAGGCGCGAACGGATGTGCGCATGGCCTTTGATATGCAGGTCGCCTTCTCCAATCCGCAGCAGGCTTGCAACATGATGGTGGGCGAACTGGCTTGGGCTACGGGATGACCCCCTCTAGCGATGCGCCACGTCGAGCCAGATCGGCAGATGGTCCGACGCGCGGCGGGTCTGCGACGTCTCGACCACGCCGCCTTGGCGCACTGTCAGATGCTGATCCAACGCCATGCGATCAAGAAAAGCCACGGGGATCCGGGCGTGATAGCTTTTGCCCGGTGCATGGATCGTAAAGCGTTTCGCCAAGCGCCCCAGCCCGACCTTTTGCGACCATTCGTTCAGATCGCCCGCGATCAGCGTGGGGCAGGCGGCGCAGGCATCAAGGTGAGCGATCATGGCGCTTAACTGTTCCTTGCGGGAGGGGCGCAGCAGGCCAAGATGCGAGGCGATGACCCGCAATTGCCGCGCGCCGATGTGCAGGTCGGCCACCATGGCACCGCGCGGCTCGACCCCCGGCAGGGTCAGATGCGCCACCTGATCGATCTTGGCGGAGGGGCGCACCAAAACGGCGTTGCCGTGCCAGCCTATGCTGACATCGCTTGGCGTTGGCACAGGGCGCATGCCCGTGACCTCTTCGACCCGATCCAGCGGCAGGGCAGAGGGGCGCGGGGCGCGGCGGCGGTCGGCTTCTTGCAGCACCACCACATCTGCATGCAGGCTGCGGATGATCCGCATGATCCGCTCCGGATCGCGGCGTCTATCGGTGCCCAGGGCCTTGCGGATGTTATAGCTGACGATGCGCAGCGATTGGGGGGCGACGGCGGGGATCATAGAACAGGCGCTCCCAAACGAAACAGCCCCTCGGCCACCTTGCGGATCATCCCCGTCGGAGGCTTCTCCATGGCGCAGTGTTCGGAGAGATGTTCAAACCAATCATGCAGCTTCGCGACCGACCCCGCGTCATAGACAAAAAGCGTCACCTCAAAGTTCAGCAACATGCTGCGCACGTCGAAATTGGCGGTGCCCACAAGCCCCATATCGTCGATGATCCCGGCTTTGGCGTGGATCATCCCGGGCTGGTAATACAGCACATGGCCGCCAGCTTCTTGCAGGTCGCGCAGGTAGGCACCGCGGGCAAAATCCGCCAGCCGTTGGTTGGAGCGTTCGGGCACCAGCACCCGCACATCCACACCGCGGCGGGCTGCGGTCGTCAAAGCCGCACCAAGTGCTTCGGTCGGCACGAAATAGGGGGTCACGAGCCAAATCCGCGCCTCAGCCAAATGCAGCGCGCGGATCAGACCGTCGTGCAGCGGGTCCTCGGTGATATCGGGTCCGGAAGGAACCAATTGCACCGTGGCGGTCCCGCCCGTATGCGCCGCGACCGAGGGGGCAGGCTCCAAAGCCTCCCCGCTGGCCACGCCCCAATCCGAGCGGAAAACATCGCCGAAACTCTGCACTGCGCGCCCCTCGAGCAAGAAGGCCAGATCGGTCCAACCGTCCTCAAGCGCCGTGGGGCCGAGGTAGTGCGCGCCGATGTTCATGCCGCCTGAAAAGACTCGCGCATCATCCGCGATAATCATTTTGCGGTGGTTGCGCAGGTTCAGGTGGCCTGAGCCCGGCACTTGCAACAGCGGTGAATAAAAGCGCACGTCACCCCCTGCCGCACGCAGGCGGCGCAGTGCCGCGGCCGGGCCGCGCAGGGTGCCCAAACGGTCCATCAGCAGCCGAACTTTGACACCGGCCTTGGCGCGTTCGGTCAGCGCATCGACAAAGATACGGCCGGTGTCGTCATTGGCAACGATGTAGAAAAGCGCGTCGATCCGTTTCTCGGACCCTTGGATCAGCGCCATCACGGCTTCATGCGCCGCTGTCGGATCACCCAAGAGCCGCAGGTCTTGCCCATGGGCGGCGGC
Coding sequences within it:
- a CDS encoding endonuclease/exonuclease/phosphatase family protein, translated to MIPAVAPQSLRIVSYNIRKALGTDRRRDPERIMRIIRSLHADVVVLQEADRRRAPRPSALPLDRVEEVTGMRPVPTPSDVSIGWHGNAVLVRPSAKIDQVAHLTLPGVEPRGAMVADLHIGARQLRVIASHLGLLRPSRKEQLSAMIAHLDACAACPTLIAGDLNEWSQKVGLGRLAKRFTIHAPGKSYHARIPVAFLDRMALDQHLTVRQGGVVETSQTRRASDHLPIWLDVAHR
- a CDS encoding phospholipase D-like domain-containing protein yields the protein MSWITTHLEIVIIVILTLLAAIVILQQRRTPQSTAAWLLFIIALPWVAVPLFLGLGFRKQSSRYSPVHFLKGETGGPPPRPVHTLDATMQYFGLPAAAHGQDLRLLGDPTAAHEAVMALIQGSEKRIDALFYIVANDDTGRIFVDALTERAKAGVKVRLLMDRLGTLRGPAAALRRLRAAGGDVRFYSPLLQVPGSGHLNLRNHRKMIIADDARVFSGGMNIGAHYLGPTALEDGWTDLAFLLEGRAVQSFGDVFRSDWGVASGEALEPAPSVAAHTGGTATVQLVPSGPDITEDPLHDGLIRALHLAEARIWLVTPYFVPTEALGAALTTAARRGVDVRVLVPERSNQRLADFARGAYLRDLQEAGGHVLYYQPGMIHAKAGIIDDMGLVGTANFDVRSMLLNFEVTLFVYDAGSVAKLHDWFEHLSEHCAMEKPPTGMIRKVAEGLFRLGAPVL